The DNA region CAATTTTTGTTCAAAAAAGTAGGGAGCCCCGGGGGAGGGCTCCCTTGGGCCAGCAGGAGGGGGTTGTTGGGATGGGGGTAAGCTTTTTAATGTTTTTTGTTGTTGCGCACCCTGTCGTGAAAGTCCTTTAGCAACCGCTCCATTTTATGCGCAACCTTATCTATACCAGTAAAAAGGTCGTGGTCCTCGACTTTCGAGAAAAGCTTTCTTCCCGAGACGCTCATGAAAAGCTCTATAAGATACCTATTGCCTCTGTTCTGGGTTATAGTAAGCTGCGTGTCAATGATCTTATCAAAAAACTTCGCCAGAGGCAGAATCCGTTTTTCCGCATAGCTCCTTACCTCCGGCGTTATGTCAAAGTGTCTCGCGGCGATTCTT from bacterium includes:
- the raiA gene encoding ribosome-associated translation inhibitor RaiA, whose protein sequence is MQKLELRIAARHFDITPEVRSYAEKRILPLAKFFDKIIDTQLTITQNRGNRYLIELFMSVSGRKLFSKVEDHDLFTGIDKVAHKMERLLKDFHDRVRNNKKH